One Brassica napus cultivar Da-Ae chromosome C2, Da-Ae, whole genome shotgun sequence DNA window includes the following coding sequences:
- the LOC106382941 gene encoding dnaJ protein ERDJ2B, translating to MKPSLTTSKVMDVFIKAAEYTEIPVRKTDDESLKKLFTSVKSELSLDPKKMKQDEAKFWKQDPAVIKAELLIQKQLTRESAVLSPSLQSDFRRVLEFAPRLLEDLMKMAVIPHNEQGHGWLSPALGVIELSQCIVHAVPLSARKSTSEDTAPLIAGSCNV from the exons ATGAAACCCTCTTTGACTACAAGCAAAGTCATGGACGTTTTCATCAAAGCAGCTGAGTACACAGAGATTCCAGTCCGTAAAACCGATGATGAATCTCTGAAGAAACTCTTTACCTCTGTCAAAAGCGAGCTAAGTCTGGATCCTAAGAAAATGAAGCAAGATGAAGCTAAGTTTTGGAAACAGGATCCTGCAGTTATCAAG GCTGAGCTTTTGATACAGAAACAGTTAACTCGTGAATCAGCAGTTTTGTCTCCGTCTCTGCAAAGTGATTTCAGGCGTGTCTTAGAGTTTGCACCTCGTCTCCTTGAAGATTTAATGAAG ATGGCGGTTATACCCCACAATGAACAAGGGCATGGATGGTTAAGTCCTGCACTCGGAGTCATAGAGCTATCTCAATGCATTGTTCAT GCTGTTCCTCTTAGTGCGAGGAAGTCAACTTCAGAAGACACTGCTCCTTTGATTGCAGGCTCTTGTAACGTTTGA
- the LOC106382943 gene encoding receptor-like cytosolic serine/threonine-protein kinase RBK1, translating into MAVEEMEKKKKKKNKGSNEKTETENSDSLSIDDPSPRCVLEIPLTSSDSDNSSSCSSCSPDKSSSPLSTTPPNVSSFQHHGLQWNKMIDSIKKKSIRRFSVIPLLASYELTRKNMRRKQPKLSPSPVDCDQILVAKPSWRNFSYEELVAATDSFNPENMIGKGGHAEVYKGVLPDGETVAIKKLMRHAMEEEERVSDFLSELGMIAHVNHPNAARLRGFSSDRGLHFVLEYAPHGSLASLLFGSEEECLDWKKRYKVALGVADGLSYLHNDCPRRIIHRDIKASNILLSQDYEAQISDFGLAKWLPENCPQHIVFPIEGTFGYLAPEYFMHGIVDEKTDVFAFGVLLLEIITGRRAVDTDSRQSIVMWVKPLLEKSSLEEIVDPKLGNDFDETEMRRVMQTASMCIHHVATMRPDMNRLVQLLRGDDRLAEPHGGARTVSLDGCDLQDHTSSSYLDGLIRHRQLLME; encoded by the exons ATGGCTGTTGAAG AGatggagaagaaaaagaagaagaagaacaaaggaAGCAATGAAAAGACAGAGACGGAGAACAGCGACTCATTATCTATCGACGATCCATCGCCGAGATGCGTTCTTGAAATCCCATTAACGAGTTCTGACTCCGACAACAGCAGCAGCTGCAGCTCGTGCTCGCCTGATAAGTCATCGTCGCCGTTATCTACAACTCCTCCGAACGTCTCGTCTTTTCAGCACCACGGTCTTCAATGGAACAAGATGATAGACTCTATCAAGAAGAAGTCCATCAGGAGATTCTCTGTCATTCCTCTCCTCGCCAGCTACGAGCTCACGAGGAAAAACATGCGGCGGAAACAGCCTAAGTTGTCTCCTTCTCCGGTTGACTGCGATCAAATATTGGTCGCTAAACCGTCGTGGCGAAATTTCAGTTACGAAGAGCTTGTGGCCGCCACGGACAGTTTTAATCCCG AGAATATGATTGGGAAAGGAGGACATGCGGAGGTGTACAAAGGAGTTTTACCTGACGGAGAGACGGTGGCGATCAAGAAGCTGATGAGACACgccatggaagaagaagaaagagtcaGCGACTTCTTATCCGAGTTAGGGATGATCGCACACGTTAACCACCCAAACGCAGCTAGGCTTCGCGGTTTCAGTAGCGATCGCGGTTTGCATTTTGTGCTTGAGTACGCTCCGCACGGCAGTCTCGCTTCTCTACTCTTTG GGTCTGAGGAGGAGTGTTTGGATTGGAAGAAACGGTATAAAGTGGCTTTGGGTGTAGCTGATGGTTTGAGTTATCTTCATAATGATTGTCCTAGACGGATTATTCACCGTGACATCAAAGCTTCCAACATTTTGCTAAGTCAAGATTATGAAGCTCAG aTATCTGATTTTGGACTTGCTAAGTGGCTCCCAGAGAATTGTCCTCAACATATTGTTTTCCCTATCGAAGGCACATTCGG GTATCTAGCTCCAGAGTACTTTATGCATGGGATAGTTGATGAGAAGACGGATGTGTTTGCTTTTGGGGTGTTGCTTCTAGAGATCATAACTGGTCGTCGAGCGGTTGATACAGATAGCAGGCAAAGCATTGTGATGTGG GTGAAACCGCTTCTGGAGAAGAGCAGCTTGGAGGAAATAGTTGATCCTAAGCTAGGAAATGACTTTGATGAAACTGAGATGAGAAGGGTGATGCAAACAGCTTCAATGTGCATACACCATGTAGCCACTATGCGTCCTGATATGAACCGG TTGGTGCAGCTATTGCGTGGGGATGACCGGTTAGCTGAGCCGCACGGCGGAGCAAGAACAGTGAGTCTCGACGGGTGTGACCTACAAGATCATACCTCTTCCTCGTACCTTGACGGTCTCATTCGGCATAGACAACTCTTAATGGAGTGA
- the LOC106348115 gene encoding dof zinc finger protein DOF5.7-like has translation MSSHTNLHSPKPDHRITGASHTKKPPSSTASQDQQTLKCPRCNSSNTKFCYYNNYSLSQPRHFCKSCRRYWTRGGSLRNVPIGGGCRKTKKSIKPSIVAPSSSSQRFFSSTMEEASKFFTPPTAMDFQLAGLSLSKINDLQLMNNQEVLGLRTTMEQVETTPVDVGSGLTLMGFGDYNSNNNHSPVTFTTDGNLATSIETLSCLNQDLHWRLQQQRMAMFFGNSKEETVVVERPQPLLYRNLEIVNSSPSLTSKKGENQTEWYFGNNNDNERVINNNENNNTGGSDQWNNGIQAWTDLNHYN, from the coding sequence ATGTCTTCCCATACCAATCTCCACTCTCCTAAACCGGATCACCGTATCACCGGTGCGTCCCATACCAAAAAACCACCGTCTTCCACCGCTTCTCAAGACCAACAAACCCTAAAATGCCCTCGTTGCAACTCCTCAAACACAAAGTTCTGTTACTACAACAACTACAGCCTCTCTCAACCACGCCACTTCTGCAAATCTTGCCGCCGTTACTGGACACGTGGCGGTTCCTTAAGAAACGTCCCCATCGGTGGCGGTTGTcggaaaaccaaaaaatcaatcaAACCTAGCATAgtagctccttcttcttcatctcagaGATTTTTCTCTTCCACCATGGAAGAAGCATCTAAATTCTTCACTCCTCCAACAGCAATGGATTTTCAGCTCGCTGGATTATCTCTCAGCAAAATAAACGATCTTCAACTTATGAATAATCAAGAAGTTCTTGGCCTTAGGACGACCATGGAGCAGGTCGAAACAACACCTGTTGATGTCGGATCAGGTTTAACCCTAATGGGTTTTGGAGATtacaacagcaacaacaaccaTTCACCGGTGACTTTCACAACCGATGGAAACTTAGCTACCTCGATAGAAACTTTGAGTTGTTTAAACCAAGATTTACACTGGAGGCTTCAGCAACAGAGGATGGCTATGTTTTTTGGCAACTCTAAAGAAGAGACTGTTGTTGTGGAGAGGCCACAGCCGCTTCTTTACCGGAATCTCGAGATCGTTAACTCATCGCCGTCGCTGACATCGAAGAAAGGCGAGAATCAGACAGAGTGGTACTTTGGTAATAATAACGACAACGAAAGGGTGATTAATAACAATGAAAATAATAACACAGGAGGAAGCGATCAATGGAACAATGGAATTCAAGCTTGGACTGATCTTAATCATTATAATTAA
- the LOC106379102 gene encoding non-functional pseudokinase ZRK15-like, protein MGWWKKKKSRAVVKEQTWDRDQWRGEKILEALIQCCDGKPNPIKFFTADQILKATQKHFCNRVSELYFHGKWYSGTLDDHRMILLRKMKGRSPHPPRDICTGPPKDVAISSMVSGHKNFMKLVGCCFEFEYPVIVYYGGERQYSPVDLNKIVSWRRRMKIAEEVATALAYLHVAFPRPFVYRNMGLKNILLDKNGVAKLNDLSYCVSIPKGETHVKLTWAGKDYDYMDDDYIFNRVVSEKTDVFGFGVFMQKLLTGEENFEELCGWKNWREKNKFPKWLSTYMGEGRMNEIVDPKMSVVLEEEERCLMEAFLVLSERCIGLRGEVPKMVEVAKELRASAMLETFFVC, encoded by the exons atgggatggtggaagaagaagaagtcacgAGCGGTTGTTAAAGAACAGACGTGGGACAGAGACCAATGGAGAGGAGAGAAAATTCTAGAAGCGCTAATCCAATGCTGTGATGGCAAACCAAATCCCATCAAATTCTTCACTGCTGATCAAATCCTCAAAGCCACTCAAAAACATTTTTGCAA TCGTGTTTCCGAATTATATTTTCATGGGAAATGGTATTCAGGTACGCTCGATGACCATCGCATGATTCTACTTAGGAAAATGAAGGGAAGAAGTCCACATCCCCCTAGAGACATCTGCACTGGACCTCCTAAGGACGTAGCGATATCTTCGATGGTGAGTGGTCACAAAAATTTCATGAAGTTGGTTGGGTGCTGTTTTGAGTTTGAATATCCAGTCATAGTTTATTATGGTGGAGAGAGACAGTACTCACCTGTAGATTTGAATAAGATAGTGTCATGGAGAAGGAGAATGAAGATAGCAGAGGAAGTTGCAACTGCTTTAGCTTATCTTCACGTTGCGTTCCCAAGACCCTTTGTGTATAGGAACATGGggttgaaaaatatattattagacAAAAATGGCGTAGCGAAGTTGAATGATTTATCTTATTGTGTCTCGATTCCAAAAGGAGAAACACATGTCAAGCTTACTTGGGCTGGTAAAGACTACGATTACATGGACGATGATTATATATTCAACCGCGTAGTGTCGGAGAAAACTGATGTTTTCGGGTTTGGAGTTTTCATGCAAAAGCTTTTGACCGGAGAAGAAAATTTTGAGGAGCTTTGTGGTTGGAAGAACTGGAGAGAGAAAAACAAGTTCCCAAAGTGGTTGTCCACGTACATGGGAGAAGGAAGAATGAATGAGATCGTAGATCCAAAGATGAGTGTGGttttagaagaagaagagcgtTGTCTAATGGAAGCTTTTCTTGTCCTCTCAGAAAGATGTATTGGTCTTAGAGGGGAAGTTCCAAAAATGGTGGAAGTGGCTAAGGAACTAAGAGCATCAGCAATGCtagaaactttttttgtttgttaa